The DNA window AGGAAGACGAACCAATGATTCCCCGGCTGGGCCTGGTATTCCACGATCTTGGAGAAGTTCAGGGTCCCCGTGATCATGATGATGGGGACCAGCGAAAGGACCAGAGGCACCTCATAGCTGACGATCTGGGCCGCCGAGCGGAACCCGCCCAGAAGGGAATACTTGTTGTTGGAGCTCCAGCCGGCCGAGAGGATCGCGATGACGGTAAAGCTGGTGATGGCGATGATGTAGAGGACCCCGATATTGAGGTCGGCCACCACCACTTTATCGTCGAAGGGCACCACGATGAGACCCATGAAAGTGGCGACGAATGCCAGGATGGGGGCGATGAAATAGGGGAACTTGTCCCGCTTGGCCGGCTTGACGTCCTCCTTGGTGGTCAGCTTGATGGCGTCGGCGATCGTCTGCAGGAGCCCAAAGGGGCCGACCCGGTTGGGGCCGATCCGGCTTTGCATCCAGGCCGAGACCTTGCGTTCCATCCAGACCAGGAAGGTCACGAAACCCGAGACCAGGGCGAACATGACGACCGCACAGACCACACGGTCCAGGATGCCCGCGATGCCTTGGAGACCGAGCGCGGAATAAAGTTGCGCCAGGAGCCCGGCCACAAGGTTGACGATCTTCTCACTGGTGATCATTCAGTTCCCTTTCGAACTCAGCGGTCCACTTCGGGCACGATCATATCGAGGCTTCCCAGCACCGCCATGATGTCGGCCACTTTCCAGCCACGGGTCAACTGGTCCAGGATGTAGGTATTGCTGAAAGAGGCGCAGCGGAACTTCGCCTTATAGGGTTTGGGCGTCCCGTCACCCACCAGGTAGATCCCCATTTCACCGCGGGAGGACTCGATACGGGAATAGATCTCGCTGGCCGGGGGCGCCTTCAGGACCGGTGGCAATTTGGTCTCGATGGGGCCCGGCTCCAGGCGATCCAGGCATTGCCGTATGATCGACACGCATTCGCGAAGTTCGTTCATCCGGACCTTATAACGGGCCCAGCAATCCCCATCCATCTCCAGGCACTCCTTGAACTTCACCTGGTCATAAAAGAGGTAAGGTTGCTGTTTCCGCACGTCGCAGGAGACGCCCGACCCCCGCAAAGAAGGTCCACAGATCCCAGCGTTCATGCCCAGTTCGGGGGAAATGACCCCCACGCCTTTCGTGCGCTCCAGGAAAATGGGGTTGTAGGTCAGCAAGCCCTCATATTCGGCGATCTTTGGCTCAAAGTAGTCAAGGAAGGCCCGGCACTTCTCGGGGAACTCGGGCAGGATGTCGATCATGACCCCGCCGATCCGGATGTAGTTGTAGGTCAAGCGCTGACCACAGGTCATTTCGAAGAGATCCAGGATCCGTTCCCGTTCCCTCAGGCCGTAAAGGAAGGGGGTCAAGGCCCCGATGTCCCCCGCGAAGGCACCCATCCAAAGCAGGTGGCTGGCGATACGTTGCAGCTCCACGAAGATCATCCGTAACCATTGGGCGCGAGGAGGAGCCTCCAGACCCATCAAGCGCTCGGTGGCGAGCGCGAAGGCCAAGTTAACGCTCATGGCCGAGACGTAATCGACCCGGTCGGTATAGGTGATGCATTGGGAATAAGTGCGGTTCTCGCAGATCTTTTCGATCGACCGGTGAAGATAACCCAAGACCGGGATGGTCTCCTTCACGGTCTCTCCATCCAGTTTGACCACCAAACGGAGCACTCCATGGGTGGCCGGATGCTGGGGGCCCATGTTGACGACGTACTCGTCCGTCCCGAAGGAGGATTCGGTCGAGCCCTTAATTTGGCTTAACAATAAATCCGTCATCCGTGAAATCCTTCCGTAAGGGATACTTGACGTAGTCTTCCGGCATCATGATTCGGCGCAAATCCGGATGGCCATCAAAGACCACCCCATAGAGATCGAACACTTCCCTTTCCAACCAATTGGCGCTCTCCCATATTGGCACAAGGGTGGGTGCCTTCGGATTGGACCGGTCGCAGTCCAACTTGACCGTGACTTGATGGGCGAAATGGTAGGACCAAAGGTGGCAGACCACCGTGATCTTGTTCTCTTTGTTATAGTCCACGGCCGTCAGGTCCGAGAGGTGCTGGAATTTGTACTCGGCGCGGTCCCGCAGGGCCTTGCAAAGGGTCAGGTACTGATCGGGTTTGACGGTGATCAGGATCTCTTTTTGGGCGGACAGGACCACGGACTGGACCTGGTCCTTGAAATCCGTTTCGATCTTGGTTTTGAGCTCTTCGAGGTTCATTGGTTCAGGTCCCGAAATTGGTCTTATGCGTTCTATTCGATGCGACGGCGGAAGATCGGCTCGTCCTCGATCTTCTTTTGGATGGCCATCAGGCCATGCAACAACGACTCGGGACGTGGGGGACAGCCAGGGACATAGACGTCCACCGGAACGAAGGAATCGATCCCCTTCACCACCGTATAAGAATCGTAATAGTAGGGGCCCCCGGCGATGGTGCAACTACCCATGGCAATGACCCAGCTGGGTTTCGGCATCTGCTCGTAGAGCTTCTTGAGGGCATAACCCATTTTCTCGGTGATGGTGCCTGCGGCGATGATCAGGTCCGCCTGACGCGGGGAGGGCCGGAAAACCTCGGCTCCAAAACGGGAGATGTCATAACGCCCCGCGGCGGTGGCCATCATCTCGATGGCGCAACAGGCGGTCCCGAACTGCAAGGGCCAGAGGGAATTCTTGCGGGCCCAGCGGAAAATGAAACCCACCGCCTTGTCCAGGGTCCAGAGGCCCGGGACCTTGCTTTCGGACTCCATCATCTCGATCTCGCCCTTGGAAAGGCCTTTCAATCCTACTCCCATCGCAACGCCTCCTTCTTCCACGCGTAAGCCAGGCCCACCAGCAGGATACTGATGAAAATGATCATTTCCACGAAACCAGCAAGACCGAGCTGCCGGAAAGAGACCGCCCAGGGATAAAGGAACACGGTTTCAATGTCGAAGATGACGAAAAGGAGGGCATAAAGGTAAAAGCTGACGTTGAACCGGACCCAGGAGGTCCCATAGGTCTCCATGCCGCACTCATAGGTATCGACCAGGGTCTCGCGGTGGTATTTGTATTGTAGGCCCAGGAGGCCGTTGGGACCCAGGAGCCAATTGGTGACGAAGGCGCCGAGAATGAAGAAGACACCGGCGATGAGGAAGACCAAAACGTAGCCGTATTGTTCGAGCATGCGCCCTTCCGTTCGGTGGGATGCCTGCGAAAACCGTCTATTCTATACACTTCCATTTTTTAAATTGCAAGGTGTAACTTCTCGGCACGGCTTCGCCTTCGATCTAAAAGTCACGGTCGATCAAGAAATCGGCGACCTGCATCAATTCCGCTTTGGACCTTTCCGTTCCCAATTCATCCAGAGCGCCCTTCGCCTCGTCCACGAACTGTCGTGCCCGGGCAATGGAGCGTTCAATGGCCTTATATTTGTCAACGAGGGATTGGATGAAAACGAGGTCGGCCTCTTCCTTTACTTTGCCCAAGATGATCCCCTTCGTCCTTTCCCGCTCTTCCGGGCTGCAGGATTCCATGCACAAAAGAATCGGGAGCGTCAGCTTCCCCTCGCGAAGGTCGCTCATGACGGGTTTTCCCAGTTTGGCTTCTTTGCCCGTGTAATCCAAGGTGTCGTCGATGACCTGGAAGGCCATGCCGATGCCCAGTCCGAAGCGATGAAGGCAATCCGTCTCCTGCCGGTCGCCCCCGGACAGCATGGCACCCGTCTGACAACTGGCCGCTAGGAGCGAGGCCGTTTTTTCGCGGATCACCTCGAAATACTGGTCCTGGGTCAGGCCCGCGTTGAACCGGTGGAAGGTCTCCGAGATCTCCCCCCGGCAGATGATGTTGGTGGTGTCCGCCAGGGCGCTGATGACGTTCTTGGGGAGTTTTTTGGCCATGAGGTAAAAAGAAGCCGCGAAAACATAGTCCCCCATGAGCACCGAGACCTCATTGCCCCACTTGAAATTGAGGGTCTTTTGCTTCCGTCGGGTTTCCGAATTATCGATGATGTCGTCATGGATAAGGGTGGCCACATGGATCATTTCCAAGGCCGCACCCAAGGCGATCGTGGCATCCGTAACTTCCCCGCAATACTTCGAGGAAAGAATGGCCAGGGCGGGGCGGATCCTTTTCCCATTGGAATGCGCCAAGTAATCGACCATCTGTTGGATGAATAAATTCTCGGTCTTGAGGGTCTCGGCGATGGTCCGTTCGACCTTGTCCAGGTCGCTTTGGATGGGGGCCGTCAATTCGGTCAGGATCAAGGTGCAATCCGATTCAAGGGTTGGCGGTAGGGATGATGGGTGATGGACCGCTGGAAAAGGACATCATCACACAAAGGGGCTCAAAAAAAAAGCCCCACCCGAGGGCGGGGCCACGGAGGGACGAAGCTCATTCCCCGAACTGCTCCTTCATTTCCAGGAACTTGATGAATTTCTCAAGACTGTCCAGGCTTGTCACCACGATGGTATCGCCGGACATACGGATGACCCTGGCCTTCAGGAGCTTTTGGACGATCTCCTGGGTCTTGGCGATGTCCAATCCGCACATTTTCGAAAGTTCCGTCACCGTGAAGGGAATGTCCATGGTGATCCCTTCCGAACCTTCTTCCCCATGTTTGTGGACCACCAGGAGGATCGTGTTGGCCACCAACCGGTTCGCATCCTTGATCATCAGGTTCGCGATCTGCTGGTTGGCGTCCCGCAACCGGGCCGTGAGGTTCTTCAAGATTTTCTTCACGATCTTCGGATTGGTCTGCATGTGCATCTCGAAGACTTCCTCG is part of the bacterium genome and encodes:
- a CDS encoding NADH-quinone oxidoreductase subunit B family protein gives rise to the protein MGVGLKGLSKGEIEMMESESKVPGLWTLDKAVGFIFRWARKNSLWPLQFGTACCAIEMMATAAGRYDISRFGAEVFRPSPRQADLIIAAGTITEKMGYALKKLYEQMPKPSWVIAMGSCTIAGGPYYYDSYTVVKGIDSFVPVDVYVPGCPPRPESLLHGLMAIQKKIEDEPIFRRRIE
- a CDS encoding NADH-quinone oxidoreductase subunit D, which produces MLSQIKGSTESSFGTDEYVVNMGPQHPATHGVLRLVVKLDGETVKETIPVLGYLHRSIEKICENRTYSQCITYTDRVDYVSAMSVNLAFALATERLMGLEAPPRAQWLRMIFVELQRIASHLLWMGAFAGDIGALTPFLYGLRERERILDLFEMTCGQRLTYNYIRIGGVMIDILPEFPEKCRAFLDYFEPKIAEYEGLLTYNPIFLERTKGVGVISPELGMNAGICGPSLRGSGVSCDVRKQQPYLFYDQVKFKECLEMDGDCWARYKVRMNELRECVSIIRQCLDRLEPGPIETKLPPVLKAPPASEIYSRIESSRGEMGIYLVGDGTPKPYKAKFRCASFSNTYILDQLTRGWKVADIMAVLGSLDMIVPEVDR
- a CDS encoding polyprenyl synthetase family protein, whose amino-acid sequence is MILTELTAPIQSDLDKVERTIAETLKTENLFIQQMVDYLAHSNGKRIRPALAILSSKYCGEVTDATIALGAALEMIHVATLIHDDIIDNSETRRKQKTLNFKWGNEVSVLMGDYVFAASFYLMAKKLPKNVISALADTTNIICRGEISETFHRFNAGLTQDQYFEVIREKTASLLAASCQTGAMLSGGDRQETDCLHRFGLGIGMAFQVIDDTLDYTGKEAKLGKPVMSDLREGKLTLPILLCMESCSPEERERTKGIILGKVKEEADLVFIQSLVDKYKAIERSIARARQFVDEAKGALDELGTERSKAELMQVADFLIDRDF
- a CDS encoding Crp/Fnr family transcriptional regulator — protein: MSTEQEIFDKCGRSYDSNDVIFREGDMGNEMFIIQSGKVKITKQLNDGAEKTLVILGPGDFFGEMAVIDKDVRSANAIAAEPSRLIALDEEVFEMHMQTNPKIVKKILKNLTARLRDANQQIANLMIKDANRLVANTILLVVHKHGEEGSEGITMDIPFTVTELSKMCGLDIAKTQEIVQKLLKARVIRMSGDTIVVTSLDSLEKFIKFLEMKEQFGE
- a CDS encoding NADH-quinone oxidoreductase subunit C, which codes for MNLEELKTKIETDFKDQVQSVVLSAQKEILITVKPDQYLTLCKALRDRAEYKFQHLSDLTAVDYNKENKITVVCHLWSYHFAHQVTVKLDCDRSNPKAPTLVPIWESANWLEREVFDLYGVVFDGHPDLRRIMMPEDYVKYPLRKDFTDDGFIVKPN
- a CDS encoding NADH-quinone oxidoreductase subunit A, which produces MLEQYGYVLVFLIAGVFFILGAFVTNWLLGPNGLLGLQYKYHRETLVDTYECGMETYGTSWVRFNVSFYLYALLFVIFDIETVFLYPWAVSFRQLGLAGFVEMIIFISILLVGLAYAWKKEALRWE
- the nuoH gene encoding NADH-quinone oxidoreductase subunit NuoH, with the translated sequence MITSEKIVNLVAGLLAQLYSALGLQGIAGILDRVVCAVVMFALVSGFVTFLVWMERKVSAWMQSRIGPNRVGPFGLLQTIADAIKLTTKEDVKPAKRDKFPYFIAPILAFVATFMGLIVVPFDDKVVVADLNIGVLYIIAITSFTVIAILSAGWSSNNKYSLLGGFRSAAQIVSYEVPLVLSLVPIIMITGTLNFSKIVEYQAQPGNHWFVFLQLPAFLIFVAAATAEANRAPFDIPEAESELTGGFHTEYSGVKFAMFFLGEYIAIVVSTAVAATVFLGGWLPVHTYIPFVDHLLGMIPGIVWFVGKVLALIYVIMAFRWTFPRLRVDQLMDFGWKVLIPIAIVNILVTGGIVLAMGGGN